Proteins encoded together in one Chaetodon auriga isolate fChaAug3 chromosome 20, fChaAug3.hap1, whole genome shotgun sequence window:
- the a1cf gene encoding APOBEC1 complementation factor isoform X1, which translates to MESNQKASGDGLTGTQKEAALRALMQRTGYQLQQENGQRRYGGPPPDWDGPPPERGSEIFVGKLPRDLFEDELVPLCEKFGKIYEVRMMMDFNGNNRGYAFVTFSTKQEAKAAMKQLNNYEIRNGRLLGVCASVDNCRLFVGGIPKTKKREEILSEMRKVTDGVMDVIVYPSAADKSKNRGFAFVEYESHRAAAMARRKLLPGRIQLWGHAIAVDWAEPEVEVDEDTMATVKILYVRNLMLQTTEETIEKEFNSLRPGAVERVKKIRDYAFVHFTQRDDAISAMNALNGKVVDGSPIEVTLAKPVDKDSYVRYTRGTGGRGASLVQTDYTAYTLGQVYDPSAAYLGPPVFYAPQAYAAIPGQFRFPPAKAHVGGRGLIRTPSVREIYMTVPVGAAGVRGLGGRGYLAYAAGVGAMGRGGGASYGLKADKQSEEKLYDLLPGMELTPMNPAAMSLKPAAIKPAPQVLEELCQKNNWGQPVYQLHSAIGPDQRQLFLYKITIPALATQNPNIHPFTPAKLCAAVEEAKVHAAEHTLQTLSLQTEGAADATCAAAAAVASVAFPGYTLASPASPAVASQLKQAVSLGQDLTAYTTYEGYPAFAVATRHTDGYGVF; encoded by the exons ATGGAATCCAATCAGAAAGCAAGCGGGGACGGACTGACGGGGACGCAGAAGGAGGCGGCACTGCGGGCGCTCATGCAACGCACAGGATACCAACTGCAGCAG GAGAACGGCCAGCGGCGGTACGGCGGCCCACCGCCTGACTGGGACGGCCCACcaccagagagaggcagcgagaTCTTTGTGGGGAAGCTACCGAGAGATCTGTTTGAAGACGAACTGGTTCCACTATGTGAGAAG TTTGGTAAGATCTACgaggtgaggatgatgatggacTTCAACGGGAACAACCGAGGTTACGCCTTTGTCACCTTCAGCACCAAACAGGAGGCCAAAGCTGCAATGAAGCAGCTCAACAACTACGAGATCAG AAACGGCCGCCTCCTCGGAGTTTGTGCCAGCGTCGACAACTGCCGTCTGTTTGTGGGCGGGATTCCCAAAACCAAGAAACGCGAGGAGATCCTGTCTGAGATGAGGAAGGTCACTGACGGGGTCATGGATGTCATCGTGTACCCCAGCGCTGCCGACAAATCCAAGAACCGAGGCTTCGCCTTCGTCGAGTACGAGAGCCACCGAGCGGCTGCCATGGCCCGCCGCAAACTGCTGCCAG gtcGTATTCAGCTGTGGGGTCACGCCATTGCCGTGGACTGGGCGGAGCctgaggtggaggtggatgagGACACCATGGCGACCGTCAAGATACTGTATGTCAGGAACCTGATGCTTCAGACCACAGAGGAGACCATTGAGAAAGAGTTTAACAGCCTCAGACCAG GTGCAGTGGAACGAGTGAAGAAGATCAGAGACTACGCCTTCGTCCATTTCACTCAGAGAGACGACGCCATCAGCGCCATGAACGCACTCAATGGGAAG gTGGTGGACGGCTCTCCTATCGAGGTGACACTGGCCAAGCCGGTGGACAAGGACAGTTATGTCCGCTACACCAGAGGGACAGGAGGACGGGGAGCGTCTCTTGTGCAGACCGACTACACCGCCTACACTCTGGGACAG gtgtaCGACCCCTCGGCAGCGTATCTTGGTCCGCCCGTGTTTTACGCCCCCCAGGCCTACGCTGCCATACCAGGTCAGTTCCGCTTCCCGCCGGCCAAAGCTCACGTTGGAGGTCGAGGTCTGATCAGGACGCCGTCTGTCAGAG AAATTTACATGACTGTACCTGTAGGGGCTGCCGGGGTGCGGGGGCTGGGTGGGCGGGGCTACCTGGCCTACGCGGCCGGGGTCGGAGCCATGGGACGAGGGGGCGGCGCTTCCTATGGCCTGAAGGCCGACAAGCAGTCAGAGGAGAAGCTGTATGACCTGCTGCCGGGGATGGAGCTGACCCCCATGAACCCTGCTGCCATGAGCCTGAAGCCCGCCGCCATCAAACCTGCACCACAG gttcTGGAGGAGTTGTGTCAGAAGAATAACTGGGGTCAGCCCGTCTATCAGCTGCACTCTGCCATTGGTCCAGACCAGAGACAGCTCTTTCTGTATAAGATCACTATTCCAGCTCTGGCTACACAGAACCCCAACAT TCACCCCTTCACCCCCGCCAAGCTGTGTGCAGCTGTAGAAGAAGCTAAAGTCCACGCAGCCGAACACAcgctgcagacgctcagcctgcagacagagggCGCCGCCGACGccacctgtgctgctgctgccgccgtgGCCTCGGTAGCCTTCCCAG GTTACACTCTGGCGAGCCCGGCCTCACCTGCGGTCGCCTCCCAGCTGAAGCAGGCGGTGTCTCTGGGCCAGGACCTGACCGCCTACACCACCTACGAGGGCTACCCCGCCTTCGCTGTGGCGACGCGCCACACCGACGGATACGGCGTTTTCTAG
- the a1cf gene encoding APOBEC1 complementation factor isoform X2 — MESNQKASGDGLTGTQKEAALRALMQRTGYQLQQENGQRRYGGPPPDWDGPPPERGSEIFVGKLPRDLFEDELVPLCEKFGKIYEVRMMMDFNGNNRGYAFVTFSTKQEAKAAMKQLNNYEIRNGRLLGVCASVDNCRLFVGGIPKTKKREEILSEMRKVTDGVMDVIVYPSAADKSKNRGFAFVEYESHRAAAMARRKLLPGRIQLWGHAIAVDWAEPEVEVDEDTMATVKILYVRNLMLQTTEETIEKEFNSLRPGAVERVKKIRDYAFVHFTQRDDAISAMNALNGKVVDGSPIEVTLAKPVDKDSYVRYTRGTGGRGASLVQTDYTAYTLGQVYDPSAAYLGPPVFYAPQAYAAIPGQFRFPPAKAHVGGRGLIRTPSVRGAAGVRGLGGRGYLAYAAGVGAMGRGGGASYGLKADKQSEEKLYDLLPGMELTPMNPAAMSLKPAAIKPAPQVLEELCQKNNWGQPVYQLHSAIGPDQRQLFLYKITIPALATQNPNIHPFTPAKLCAAVEEAKVHAAEHTLQTLSLQTEGAADATCAAAAAVASVAFPGYTLASPASPAVASQLKQAVSLGQDLTAYTTYEGYPAFAVATRHTDGYGVF, encoded by the exons ATGGAATCCAATCAGAAAGCAAGCGGGGACGGACTGACGGGGACGCAGAAGGAGGCGGCACTGCGGGCGCTCATGCAACGCACAGGATACCAACTGCAGCAG GAGAACGGCCAGCGGCGGTACGGCGGCCCACCGCCTGACTGGGACGGCCCACcaccagagagaggcagcgagaTCTTTGTGGGGAAGCTACCGAGAGATCTGTTTGAAGACGAACTGGTTCCACTATGTGAGAAG TTTGGTAAGATCTACgaggtgaggatgatgatggacTTCAACGGGAACAACCGAGGTTACGCCTTTGTCACCTTCAGCACCAAACAGGAGGCCAAAGCTGCAATGAAGCAGCTCAACAACTACGAGATCAG AAACGGCCGCCTCCTCGGAGTTTGTGCCAGCGTCGACAACTGCCGTCTGTTTGTGGGCGGGATTCCCAAAACCAAGAAACGCGAGGAGATCCTGTCTGAGATGAGGAAGGTCACTGACGGGGTCATGGATGTCATCGTGTACCCCAGCGCTGCCGACAAATCCAAGAACCGAGGCTTCGCCTTCGTCGAGTACGAGAGCCACCGAGCGGCTGCCATGGCCCGCCGCAAACTGCTGCCAG gtcGTATTCAGCTGTGGGGTCACGCCATTGCCGTGGACTGGGCGGAGCctgaggtggaggtggatgagGACACCATGGCGACCGTCAAGATACTGTATGTCAGGAACCTGATGCTTCAGACCACAGAGGAGACCATTGAGAAAGAGTTTAACAGCCTCAGACCAG GTGCAGTGGAACGAGTGAAGAAGATCAGAGACTACGCCTTCGTCCATTTCACTCAGAGAGACGACGCCATCAGCGCCATGAACGCACTCAATGGGAAG gTGGTGGACGGCTCTCCTATCGAGGTGACACTGGCCAAGCCGGTGGACAAGGACAGTTATGTCCGCTACACCAGAGGGACAGGAGGACGGGGAGCGTCTCTTGTGCAGACCGACTACACCGCCTACACTCTGGGACAG gtgtaCGACCCCTCGGCAGCGTATCTTGGTCCGCCCGTGTTTTACGCCCCCCAGGCCTACGCTGCCATACCAGGTCAGTTCCGCTTCCCGCCGGCCAAAGCTCACGTTGGAGGTCGAGGTCTGATCAGGACGCCGTCTGTCAGAG GGGCTGCCGGGGTGCGGGGGCTGGGTGGGCGGGGCTACCTGGCCTACGCGGCCGGGGTCGGAGCCATGGGACGAGGGGGCGGCGCTTCCTATGGCCTGAAGGCCGACAAGCAGTCAGAGGAGAAGCTGTATGACCTGCTGCCGGGGATGGAGCTGACCCCCATGAACCCTGCTGCCATGAGCCTGAAGCCCGCCGCCATCAAACCTGCACCACAG gttcTGGAGGAGTTGTGTCAGAAGAATAACTGGGGTCAGCCCGTCTATCAGCTGCACTCTGCCATTGGTCCAGACCAGAGACAGCTCTTTCTGTATAAGATCACTATTCCAGCTCTGGCTACACAGAACCCCAACAT TCACCCCTTCACCCCCGCCAAGCTGTGTGCAGCTGTAGAAGAAGCTAAAGTCCACGCAGCCGAACACAcgctgcagacgctcagcctgcagacagagggCGCCGCCGACGccacctgtgctgctgctgccgccgtgGCCTCGGTAGCCTTCCCAG GTTACACTCTGGCGAGCCCGGCCTCACCTGCGGTCGCCTCCCAGCTGAAGCAGGCGGTGTCTCTGGGCCAGGACCTGACCGCCTACACCACCTACGAGGGCTACCCCGCCTTCGCTGTGGCGACGCGCCACACCGACGGATACGGCGTTTTCTAG